One part of the Chromatiales bacterium genome encodes these proteins:
- a CDS encoding AEC family transporter: MNLLPVLQTVLPVFLIVALGYGYGRRFHTEIDTANRLNMDVFTPALIFSALSAQGFHLADYSELALAAALVVLGSGLLVLPFVWLLKVQWKTFVPPMMFTNSGNMGIPILLLAFGEAALPAAIVLFIVENTLHFSVGFYMMNHRERIWTMLRNPMIAASIAGIGVSLSGLTVPQIIAVPVEMVGQIAIPLMLFTLGVRMVDADLSDWRLGLWAAVLAPGSGLLMALLLQPVIGLSSQQFAYLLIFAALPPAVLNYMVAEKFGQEPRRVASIVFIANLASIVSLSLVLAWAL, encoded by the coding sequence GTGAACCTGCTGCCCGTCCTGCAAACCGTCCTGCCCGTCTTTCTCATCGTCGCCCTGGGCTACGGCTACGGCCGGCGCTTCCATACCGAGATCGACACCGCCAACCGGCTCAACATGGACGTCTTCACCCCGGCGCTGATCTTCAGCGCGCTGTCGGCGCAGGGCTTTCACCTGGCGGACTACTCCGAGCTCGCGCTGGCTGCCGCACTGGTGGTGCTGGGTTCGGGGCTGCTGGTGCTGCCCTTCGTCTGGCTGCTGAAGGTGCAGTGGAAGACCTTCGTCCCGCCCATGATGTTCACCAACAGCGGCAACATGGGCATCCCCATCCTGCTGCTCGCCTTCGGCGAGGCCGCCCTGCCCGCCGCCATCGTGCTCTTCATCGTGGAGAACACGCTGCACTTCAGCGTGGGCTTTTACATGATGAATCACCGCGAACGCATCTGGACGATGCTGCGCAACCCCATGATCGCGGCGAGCATCGCCGGCATCGGCGTGAGCCTGAGCGGATTGACCGTGCCGCAGATCATCGCGGTGCCGGTGGAGATGGTGGGGCAGATCGCCATCCCGCTCATGCTCTTCACCCTGGGGGTGCGCATGGTGGATGCCGATCTCTCGGACTGGCGCCTGGGTCTCTGGGCCGCGGTGCTGGCGCCGGGCAGCGGGCTGCTCATGGCCCTGCTGCTGCAGCCCGTCATCGGCCTGTCGAGCCAGCAGTTCGCCTACCTGCTGATCTTCGCCGCCCTGCCCCCGGCCGTGCTCAACTACATGGTGGCGGAAAAATTCGGGCAGGAGCCGCGACGCGTGGCCTCCATCGTCTTCATCGCCAACCTGGCGAGCATCGTCAGCCTCTCGCTGGTGCTCGCCTGGGCCCTGTAG
- a CDS encoding MFS transporter, protein MRYAVPLIVIAQLFGTSLWFSANGVGDQLLLAWGLSTRDLGTLTSAVQLGFIAGTLLFAVSGTADRFHASRLFLAASLCGALANLGLAWVADSLTSALVFRFLTGLALAGIYPVGMKLVVSWAPQRRGEALAWLVGMLTLGTATPHLLQGLGVGLGWPWVVSLASALAVLGGVMVVLLGDGPHLPRAARLNWGGVFAAFRRPGFRAAAFGYFGHMWELYALWVLVPLLLAGIYPDASRHGLSLLAFAVIGIGALGCVLAGRWSRHIGSAPVAVIALATSGLLCLVYPWLQGLPAPLLLAALLLWGLAVIADSAQYSALASQHAPPEGVASALAIMNSIGFALSALAIPLVSGLWDRLGVQVSWLMLPGAVLGVLAMLPLLRPRRRDGA, encoded by the coding sequence ATGCGTTACGCCGTCCCGCTCATCGTCATCGCCCAGCTCTTCGGCACCTCGCTGTGGTTCAGCGCCAACGGCGTGGGGGACCAGCTGCTGCTCGCCTGGGGGCTGTCCACGCGCGACCTGGGCACGCTGACCTCGGCGGTGCAGCTCGGCTTCATCGCGGGCACCCTGCTGTTCGCCGTCTCCGGCACGGCCGATCGTTTTCATGCCAGCCGCCTGTTCCTCGCAGCCTCGCTCTGCGGCGCGCTCGCCAACCTGGGGCTTGCCTGGGTGGCGGACTCGCTGACCTCGGCCCTGGTCTTCCGCTTCCTCACCGGCCTGGCCCTGGCCGGGATCTACCCGGTGGGCATGAAACTGGTGGTGAGCTGGGCGCCACAGCGGCGCGGCGAGGCCCTGGCCTGGCTGGTGGGCATGCTCACGCTGGGCACCGCCACGCCCCATCTGCTGCAGGGGCTGGGCGTGGGACTGGGCTGGCCCTGGGTGGTGAGCCTCGCCTCGGCCCTGGCCGTGCTCGGCGGGGTGATGGTGGTGCTGCTCGGCGATGGACCGCACCTGCCGCGTGCGGCGCGCCTCAACTGGGGCGGGGTGTTCGCCGCCTTCCGCCGCCCGGGGTTTCGCGCCGCGGCCTTCGGCTACTTCGGTCACATGTGGGAGCTCTATGCCCTGTGGGTGCTGGTGCCGCTGCTGCTGGCCGGGATCTATCCCGATGCGTCGCGCCACGGCCTCTCGCTGCTCGCCTTCGCGGTGATCGGCATCGGTGCGCTGGGCTGCGTGCTGGCCGGGCGCTGGAGCCGGCACATCGGCAGCGCCCCGGTGGCGGTCATCGCGCTCGCCACCTCCGGCCTGCTCTGCCTGGTCTATCCCTGGCTGCAGGGCCTGCCCGCCCCCCTGTTGCTGGCCGCGCTGCTGCTGTGGGGGCTGGCGGTGATCGCCGACTCGGCCCAGTACTCGGCGCTGGCCTCGCAGCATGCCCCGCCGGAGGGGGTGGCCAGTGCGCTCGCCATCATGAACAGCATCGGCTTCGCCCTGAGTGCCCTGGCCATCCCGCTGGTCTCGGGGCTGTGGGACCGGCTCGGCGTGCAGGTGAGCTGGTTGATGCTGCCGGGCGCGGTGCTCGGCGTACTGGCGATGCTGCCGCTGCTGCGGCCACGGCGCCGCGACGGGGCCTGA
- a CDS encoding sigma-E factor negative regulatory protein, with product MGVSKDEHLSALVDDEAGDFERRRLTDELIHNADDRARWSRYHLIGDVMRGEAPAMLDSGFAARISAAIAEEEMEAAPASLQARRLTRPVVGFAMAASVAVATVLGVQGLMGPEQTPGSGATLSAQAPAAAPEAVRQVAITRVPVEAQAAGDTRRTTVNLNNYIVRHTEYASQHGMLPQARVVGYTVQGE from the coding sequence ATGGGTGTTAGCAAAGACGAACATCTGTCGGCCCTGGTCGACGACGAGGCCGGTGATTTCGAACGTCGTCGCCTGACGGACGAACTCATCCACAACGCGGACGACCGGGCACGCTGGTCCCGCTATCACCTGATCGGTGACGTGATGCGCGGCGAGGCGCCCGCCATGCTCGATTCGGGTTTTGCGGCACGCATCAGCGCGGCGATCGCCGAGGAGGAGATGGAGGCCGCACCGGCCTCGCTGCAGGCGCGGCGCCTCACCCGCCCGGTGGTCGGCTTCGCGATGGCCGCCTCGGTGGCCGTGGCCACGGTGCTGGGCGTACAGGGCCTGATGGGGCCGGAACAGACGCCGGGCAGCGGGGCCACCCTCAGCGCCCAGGCCCCGGCGGCCGCCCCCGAGGCCGTGCGCCAGGTCGCCATCACCCGCGTGCCCGTCGAGGCCCAGGCGGCCGGCGATACGCGGCGCACCACCGTCAACCTGAACAACTACATCGTCCGTCACACCGAGTATGCCTCCCAGCACGGCATGCTGCCGCAGGCGCGGGTGGTCGGCTACACCGTCCAGGGTGAATAG
- a CDS encoding tryptophan--tRNA ligase, which translates to MSSIPAQNQRVVSGMRPTGRLHLGHYHGVLKNWIELQHSYECLFFVADWHALTTHYEEPGVIADNVWDMVIDWLAAGVSPGAAKLFIQSRVPEHAELHLLLSMITPLGWLERVPTYKDQQEKLKERDLATYGFLGYPLLQSADILIYKAGLVPVGEDQVAHVELTREVARRFNHLYGREPGFEEKAEAAIDKMGKKNAKMYRELRKSYQEQGDDQALDVARALLDSQQNISIGDRERLFGYLEGSGKIILPEPQALLTKASKMPGLDGQKMSKSYGNTIALREDPAEVEKKLRTMPTDPARVRRTDPGDPAKCPVWPLHEVYSDEDTKEWVQQGCRSAGIGCVECKGPVIEAVLAELKPIRERAQEYIDDPGAVRSVIAEGCEAARDIAEETLDEVKKAMGLAYR; encoded by the coding sequence TTGAGTAGCATTCCCGCGCAAAACCAACGTGTCGTCTCCGGCATGCGGCCCACCGGCCGTCTGCATCTCGGTCACTACCACGGGGTCCTGAAGAACTGGATCGAGCTGCAGCACAGCTACGAGTGCCTGTTCTTCGTCGCCGACTGGCACGCCCTCACGACGCATTACGAAGAGCCGGGCGTCATCGCCGACAACGTCTGGGACATGGTGATCGACTGGCTGGCCGCGGGTGTGAGCCCGGGGGCCGCCAAGCTCTTCATCCAGTCGCGCGTGCCCGAGCACGCCGAGCTGCACCTGCTGCTGTCCATGATCACGCCGCTGGGCTGGCTGGAGCGCGTGCCCACCTACAAGGACCAGCAGGAAAAGCTCAAGGAGCGCGACCTGGCCACCTACGGCTTTCTCGGCTACCCGCTGCTGCAGAGCGCCGATATCCTCATCTACAAGGCCGGCCTGGTGCCGGTGGGCGAGGACCAGGTGGCGCACGTGGAGCTCACCCGTGAGGTCGCGCGCCGCTTCAACCACCTCTACGGGCGCGAGCCGGGCTTCGAGGAGAAGGCCGAGGCCGCCATCGACAAGATGGGAAAGAAGAACGCCAAGATGTATCGCGAGCTGCGCAAGAGCTACCAGGAGCAGGGCGACGACCAGGCCCTGGACGTGGCCCGCGCGCTGCTGGATTCGCAGCAGAACATCTCCATCGGCGACCGCGAGCGCCTGTTCGGCTACCTGGAAGGCTCCGGCAAGATCATCCTGCCCGAGCCCCAGGCCCTGCTCACCAAGGCCTCGAAGATGCCGGGCCTGGACGGCCAGAAGATGTCCAAGTCCTATGGCAACACCATCGCCCTGCGCGAGGACCCGGCCGAGGTGGAGAAGAAGCTGCGCACCATGCCCACCGACCCGGCGCGCGTGCGCCGCACCGATCCGGGCGACCCGGCCAAGTGTCCGGTCTGGCCCCTGCACGAGGTCTACTCGGACGAGGATACGAAGGAGTGGGTGCAGCAGGGCTGCCGCTCCGCCGGCATCGGCTGCGTGGAATGCAAGGGCCCGGTGATCGAGGCCGTGCTTGCCGAGCTCAAGCCCATCCGCGAGCGTGCGCAGGAGTACATCGACGACCCGGGCGCCGTGCGCAGCGTGATCGCCGAGGGTTGCGAGGCCGCCCGCGACATCGCCGAGGAGACCCTCGACGAAGTGAAGAAGGCCATGGGCCTTGCCTACCGTTGA
- a CDS encoding segregation/condensation protein A → MSEQPTVMGAGQHEMPFAIVLGEPLTMPPQDLYIPPDALEVFLEAFEGPLDLLLYLIKRQNLDILNIPIAEITRQYMEYVEVMKELRLELAAEYLVMAAMLAEIKSRMLLPRPVEADDEEDPRAELIRRLQEYERFKQAAEDIDELPRVERDIHLASVQPPDLKQDRPDPDVDLRELLLALSEVLRRADMFTHHHIQRESLSVRERMSQVLSKLEPNKFIEFTTLFTAEEGRLGVVVSFLAVLELLKAHLIELVQAEPFAPIYVSPAGAAQADEGP, encoded by the coding sequence ATGAGTGAGCAGCCAACCGTCATGGGCGCCGGGCAGCACGAGATGCCGTTCGCCATCGTGCTGGGCGAGCCGCTCACCATGCCGCCGCAGGACCTCTACATCCCGCCCGACGCGCTGGAGGTGTTCCTCGAGGCCTTCGAGGGGCCGCTGGACCTGCTGCTGTACCTGATCAAGCGTCAGAACCTCGATATCCTCAACATCCCCATCGCCGAGATCACCCGGCAGTACATGGAATACGTCGAGGTGATGAAGGAGCTGCGCCTGGAGCTGGCCGCCGAGTATCTGGTGATGGCCGCCATGCTCGCCGAGATCAAGTCGCGCATGCTGCTGCCGCGCCCGGTGGAGGCCGACGACGAGGAAGACCCGCGCGCCGAGCTCATCCGTCGCCTGCAGGAATACGAGCGTTTCAAGCAGGCCGCCGAGGACATCGACGAGCTGCCGCGCGTGGAGCGCGACATCCACCTGGCCTCGGTGCAGCCGCCGGACCTGAAGCAGGACCGGCCCGACCCGGACGTCGACCTGCGCGAGCTGCTGCTGGCGCTCTCCGAGGTGCTGCGCCGCGCCGACATGTTCACGCACCACCACATCCAGCGCGAGTCGCTCTCCGTGCGCGAGCGCATGTCGCAGGTGCTGAGCAAGCTGGAGCCGAACAAGTTCATCGAATTCACCACCCTGTTCACGGCCGAGGAAGGGCGCCTCGGCGTGGTCGTGAGCTTCCTCGCCGTGCTCGAACTGCTCAAGGCACACCTCATCGAGCTGGTGCAGGCCGAGCCCTTCGCGCCGATCTACGTCAGCCCGGCCGGTGCCGCCCAGGCGGACGAAGGGCCGTGA
- the rpoE gene encoding RNA polymerase sigma factor RpoE gives MGNKPSDLELVKRVQAGDKKAFDVLVLKYQHKIVNLVSRYVHDPHTAQDVAQEAFIKAYKGLARFRGDSAFYTWLYRIAINTAKNYLVAQNRRTPATDVDAQEAEQYGGESALKEYASPERQLLSEEIEKTIFDAIEALPDDLRTAITLRELEGMSYEEIAEAMECPIGTVRSRIFRAREAIDRSLRPLIETN, from the coding sequence ATGGGCAACAAGCCTTCCGACCTTGAACTGGTCAAGCGTGTTCAGGCCGGCGACAAGAAGGCCTTTGACGTCCTGGTGCTGAAATACCAGCACAAGATCGTCAACCTGGTGTCGCGTTATGTGCACGATCCGCACACGGCCCAGGACGTCGCCCAGGAGGCCTTCATCAAGGCCTACAAGGGGCTGGCGCGGTTCCGCGGCGACAGCGCGTTCTACACCTGGCTGTACCGGATCGCCATCAACACGGCCAAGAATTACCTGGTTGCGCAGAATCGCCGCACGCCGGCGACGGACGTGGATGCGCAGGAGGCGGAACAATACGGCGGGGAATCGGCTCTCAAGGAGTATGCCTCGCCCGAGCGTCAGCTCCTGAGCGAGGAGATCGAGAAGACGATCTTCGACGCCATCGAGGCCCTGCCGGACGACCTGCGCACGGCGATCACGCTGCGCGAACTCGAAGGCATGAGCTACGAGGAAATTGCCGAGGCCATGGAATGCCCCATCGGTACCGTGCGTTCCCGCATCTTCCGGGCACGTGAAGCGATCGACCGCAGTCTGCGGCCCCTGATCGAGACGAATTAG
- a CDS encoding glucose 1-dehydrogenase, with product MKTIAITGGAQGIGRGIAAFFAQRGYAVSFADPAVDAGAELVAMIEAAGGRAMHLPVDVADAEAVTEWIARTEAAFGCPDALVNNAGIQRNAPFLELSPDDFDRVIAVNLRGSFLCAQAVARRMVALGRGGAIVNIASTRALMSEPGTEAYTASKGGIVALTHGMAISLGEHGIRVNCISPGWIEVGDWQYSARAQTPQHSERDRLQHPVGRVGVPEDIARACRFLIEEADFMTGQNLVIDGGMTVKMIYEE from the coding sequence ATGAAGACCATCGCCATCACCGGCGGCGCCCAGGGGATCGGGCGCGGCATTGCAGCGTTTTTCGCGCAGCGGGGCTACGCGGTCTCCTTCGCCGATCCGGCGGTGGATGCCGGCGCCGAGCTGGTGGCGATGATCGAGGCGGCCGGCGGTCGCGCCATGCACCTGCCCGTCGATGTCGCCGACGCCGAGGCGGTGACGGAATGGATCGCGCGCACCGAGGCCGCCTTCGGCTGTCCCGACGCGCTGGTGAACAATGCCGGCATCCAGCGCAACGCCCCGTTTCTCGAACTCTCCCCCGATGACTTCGACCGCGTGATCGCCGTGAACCTGCGCGGCAGCTTTCTCTGCGCCCAGGCCGTGGCCCGGCGCATGGTGGCTCTGGGCCGCGGCGGGGCCATCGTCAACATCGCCTCCACCCGCGCGCTCATGTCCGAACCCGGCACCGAGGCCTACACGGCATCCAAGGGCGGCATCGTCGCACTCACCCACGGCATGGCCATCAGCCTCGGAGAACACGGCATCCGCGTGAACTGCATCAGCCCCGGCTGGATCGAGGTGGGCGACTGGCAGTACTCGGCGCGCGCGCAGACTCCGCAGCACAGCGAGCGCGACCGCCTGCAGCATCCGGTCGGACGCGTGGGCGTGCCCGAGGACATCGCCCGCGCCTGCCGCTTCCTCATCGAAGAGGCCGATTTCATGACCGGCCAGAACCTCGTCATCGACGGTGGCATGACGGTGAAGATGATCTACGAGGAGTAG
- the nadB gene encoding L-aspartate oxidase, translating into MTQPQANSVFHDHDVLVIGSGAAGLSLALRLAEDLRVAVLSKGPLTEGSTMYAQGGVSAVMSETDSVESHVHDTLEAGAGLCDPGVVRHAVENSRDAIEWLMHEGVPFSMEQTDKGVTGLHLTREGGHSHRRVVHAADATGQAIETTLVGAARQHRNLDLYERYIAVNLITTARPGTRPNRCAGAYVLNRDSGHVEVFRARFVVLATGGASKVYLYTSNPDTATGDGIAMAWRAGCRVANMEFMQFHPTCLYHPEAKSFLITEAVRGEGGRLLLPNGERFMPRFDSRGELAPRDIVARAIDHEMKRLGISNVLLDISHKPADFILEHFPTVHARCLEFGFDMTKEPIPVVPAAHYTCGGVMTDLDGRTDIDGLYAIGETAFTGLHGANRMASNSLLECLVFAKGARDHIMAHRDRPAADIRIPPWDESRVTDSDEEVVVSHNWDELRRFMWDYVGIVRSTKRLKRAKSRVDLLLHEIHEYYSNFRVTNDLIELRNLVLVADLIIRSALARRESRGLHYTLDHPETDPALDGINTVLDPVASPETAPPPAMAASD; encoded by the coding sequence ATGACCCAGCCTCAAGCAAACTCGGTCTTTCACGACCACGACGTCCTCGTCATCGGTAGCGGTGCGGCCGGTCTCAGCCTGGCCCTGCGCCTGGCCGAGGATCTGCGTGTCGCCGTGCTCAGCAAGGGGCCGCTGACCGAGGGCTCCACCATGTACGCCCAGGGCGGCGTCTCGGCCGTGATGAGCGAGACCGACTCGGTCGAGTCGCACGTGCACGACACCCTGGAGGCCGGGGCCGGGCTCTGTGACCCCGGCGTGGTGCGCCATGCCGTGGAGAACTCGCGCGACGCCATCGAGTGGCTGATGCACGAGGGCGTACCCTTCAGCATGGAGCAGACCGACAAGGGCGTGACCGGCCTGCACCTCACCCGCGAGGGAGGGCACTCGCACCGGCGCGTGGTGCATGCCGCCGACGCCACCGGCCAGGCCATCGAGACCACCCTGGTCGGCGCCGCCCGCCAGCACCGCAACCTCGATCTCTATGAGCGCTACATCGCGGTCAACCTCATCACCACGGCCAGGCCCGGCACCCGCCCCAACCGCTGCGCGGGGGCCTACGTGCTCAACCGCGACAGCGGCCACGTGGAGGTGTTCCGCGCCCGCTTCGTGGTGCTGGCCACCGGCGGGGCCAGCAAGGTCTACCTCTACACCAGCAACCCGGACACGGCCACCGGCGACGGCATCGCCATGGCCTGGCGCGCGGGCTGCCGGGTGGCAAACATGGAGTTCATGCAGTTCCACCCGACCTGCCTCTACCACCCCGAGGCAAAGTCCTTCCTCATCACGGAGGCCGTGCGCGGCGAAGGCGGCCGGCTGCTGCTGCCCAACGGCGAGCGCTTCATGCCCCGCTTCGACAGCCGCGGCGAGCTGGCCCCGCGCGACATCGTCGCCCGCGCCATCGACCACGAGATGAAGCGCCTGGGCATTTCCAACGTGCTGCTCGACATCAGCCACAAGCCGGCCGACTTCATCCTCGAACACTTCCCCACCGTGCACGCCCGCTGCCTGGAATTCGGTTTCGACATGACGAAGGAGCCGATACCGGTGGTGCCGGCCGCCCACTACACCTGCGGCGGGGTGATGACCGACCTCGACGGCCGGACGGACATCGACGGCCTCTATGCCATCGGCGAGACCGCCTTCACCGGCCTGCACGGCGCCAACCGCATGGCCAGCAATTCGCTGCTGGAATGCCTGGTGTTCGCCAAGGGCGCGCGCGACCACATCATGGCCCATCGCGACCGGCCGGCCGCCGACATCCGGATCCCGCCCTGGGACGAGAGCCGCGTCACCGATTCCGACGAGGAGGTCGTGGTCTCGCACAACTGGGACGAGCTGCGCCGCTTCATGTGGGACTACGTCGGCATCGTGCGCAGCACCAAGCGCCTGAAGCGCGCCAAGAGCCGTGTCGACCTGCTGCTGCACGAGATCCACGAGTACTACAGCAACTTCCGCGTCACCAACGACCTGATCGAGCTGCGCAACCTGGTGCTGGTGGCCGACCTCATCATCCGTTCCGCCCTGGCCCGCCGGGAGAGCCGCGGTCTTCACTATACTCTCGATCATCCGGAGACCGACCCGGCCCTGGACGGCATCAACACCGTGCTGGACCCCGTCGCTTCGCCCGAGACCGCGCCGCCACCTGCCATGGCCGCATCCGACTGA
- a CDS encoding sulfurtransferase, whose translation MPDCPLLMEPEELESRLDDSGLLIVDLCKPEIHAHGHIPGALHLDYGEIVRAEPPVMGLLPDADTVSRLASRIGLTPDRCVVAYDDEGGGRAARLLWTLAAYGHARISLLNGGHHAWAREGHPLTQDEETTCPSDYRARYVGDVVADADYIRDHLSDADVVLLDARSPDEFRGADRRATHGGHIPGAVNMEWTQAMDSSNNLRVKNPEVLLPMLEHLGITPEREVITYCQTHHRSAHTWLVLRALGFARVRGYPGAWSDWGNRNDLPVEN comes from the coding sequence ATGCCCGACTGCCCGCTGCTGATGGAGCCCGAGGAACTCGAGTCCCGCCTGGACGATTCCGGCCTGCTCATCGTCGACCTGTGCAAGCCCGAGATCCACGCCCACGGGCACATCCCGGGCGCCCTGCACCTGGACTACGGCGAGATCGTGCGCGCCGAGCCGCCGGTGATGGGGCTGCTGCCGGATGCCGACACGGTCTCCCGGCTCGCCTCGCGGATCGGCCTCACCCCCGACCGCTGCGTGGTGGCCTACGACGACGAGGGTGGTGGCCGCGCTGCGCGGCTGCTCTGGACCCTGGCCGCCTACGGCCATGCACGGATCAGCCTGCTCAACGGCGGCCACCATGCCTGGGCCCGGGAGGGCCACCCCCTCACCCAGGACGAGGAAACCACCTGCCCGAGCGACTACCGGGCGCGCTACGTCGGCGACGTGGTCGCCGATGCCGACTACATCCGCGATCACCTGAGCGATGCGGACGTGGTCCTGCTCGATGCGCGCAGCCCCGACGAGTTCCGCGGCGCCGACCGGCGCGCCACCCACGGCGGCCACATCCCCGGCGCGGTGAACATGGAATGGACCCAGGCCATGGACAGCAGCAACAACCTGCGGGTGAAGAACCCCGAGGTGCTGCTGCCCATGCTGGAACACCTGGGCATCACCCCGGAGCGGGAGGTCATCACCTACTGCCAGACCCACCACCGCTCCGCCCATACCTGGCTGGTGCTCCGGGCCCTGGGCTTTGCGCGGGTGCGCGGCTATCCCGGCGCCTGGTCGGACTGGGGCAACCGCAACGACCTGCCGGTGGAGAACTGA
- the scpB gene encoding SMC-Scp complex subunit ScpB: MDNTKLKKIIEGALLAASQPLAVEQLEKLFVEGEERPTRDEIREALSDLEGDCAERGYELKQVASGYRFQVRQEFAHWVGRLWEEKPPRYSRATLETLALIAYRQPITRAEIEEIRGVSVSSNIIKSLTERDWIRVVGHRDVPGKPAMYGTTRGFLDYFNLKSLDELPTLAELRDLDKLHPELGLDNPDQPQEAPSRPAAREGAEEEERFEETEAASMSAAADAGEASAADADADEDEPTIEMPMFTDADAEAESQGSMEPVLDEAPAQNDSPAEGDADRDDEEDVESFPEDEDQSEDEDDATAGDDDPQRLH; this comes from the coding sequence ATGGATAACACCAAACTGAAGAAGATCATCGAAGGCGCGCTGCTGGCGGCCAGCCAGCCGCTGGCCGTCGAGCAGCTGGAGAAGCTGTTCGTGGAGGGCGAGGAGCGGCCCACGCGCGACGAGATCCGCGAGGCGCTGAGCGATCTCGAGGGCGACTGCGCCGAGCGCGGCTACGAGCTCAAGCAGGTGGCCAGCGGCTATCGATTCCAGGTGCGCCAGGAGTTCGCGCACTGGGTGGGGCGCCTGTGGGAGGAGAAGCCGCCGCGCTACTCGCGCGCCACGCTCGAGACCCTCGCGCTCATCGCCTATCGCCAGCCCATCACCCGCGCCGAGATCGAGGAGATCCGCGGCGTGAGCGTGAGCAGCAACATCATCAAGAGCCTCACCGAGCGCGACTGGATCCGCGTGGTGGGTCACCGCGACGTGCCGGGCAAGCCGGCCATGTACGGCACCACGCGCGGCTTCCTCGACTACTTCAACCTGAAGAGCCTCGACGAGCTGCCGACGCTCGCCGAGCTGCGCGACCTGGACAAGCTGCACCCCGAGCTCGGCCTCGACAACCCGGACCAGCCGCAGGAGGCGCCATCGCGTCCTGCGGCCCGGGAAGGGGCCGAAGAGGAGGAGCGCTTCGAGGAGACGGAGGCCGCATCGATGTCCGCTGCGGCCGATGCCGGGGAGGCGTCCGCCGCTGACGCCGACGCCGACGAGGACGAGCCCACCATCGAGATGCCGATGTTCACCGACGCCGATGCCGAGGCCGAGTCGCAGGGCTCCATGGAGCCGGTCCTCGACGAGGCCCCGGCGCAGAATGATTCACCCGCGGAAGGCGACGCGGACCGGGATGACGAGGAAGACGTCGAGTCCTTCCCTGAGGATGAGGATCAGTCTGAGGACGAGGACGATGCGACCGCCGGGGACGATGACCCGCAGCGGCTGCACTAG